The following are encoded in a window of Thalassotalea insulae genomic DNA:
- a CDS encoding efflux RND transporter permease subunit has translation MEDTNKGLIAWFARNSVAANLLMIFIIVGGFFTAMTINKQMFPQVKINWLEFSAAYPGAAPQEVEEGITIKIEEALETIQGLERVITYSNRNFSSGYFRVDEAYDPQVVLDEVKSAIDSIPSFPDGMERPKVERIKIKQRVLEMSLYGDLSYAELKELGRKIHDEIQQLPSVNISEFHSGLGYEISVEVSKDKLREYGLSFNDVARAIRSQSRNMSAGQIRAANGYINLRVENQAYRGHEFEQIPVLTLADGTKVLLGELATVIDGFQEGLQYSKFNGENAVGFTISATDNQSITDVATVVKSYVERKSQDLPKGVKLTPWVDFTYYLEGRLDMMLSNMVSGAVLVFLIMAIFLRVRLAFWVMMGLPVCFLGTLLFMPMEFINVTINITSLFAFIMVLGIVVDDAIVMGESAHDEVEAKGHSTESVIRGVKRVAMPATFGILTTIAAFVPFILGDGPSSAFNKSIGFVVILCLIFSLIESKLILPAHLAHMKVKVFNPKNPFDRLRKKVDEFLKGFIEGIYRPALTKFLDYRYGVLTFFISIILLSAGLVRGEFVKFVGQPKIPHDFPNINVEMNVDAAEQTTLKTILRIQQILYAVDKDIETEYGNKMIANMAVRLEGRTRAGMTVKLVDPELRPMNTFELAERWRKAIPNMPGVKSFSIDDNLFGGGREDGDVAFRLESKDDAQLLAASKALKEKLNSLKGVSDVNDSRQTSAKEVQFTLKPLAYSLGLSLADIASQVGNSFYGLEAQRILRDTEEVKVMVRYPLEQRSSIGHVDDVMIQASNGAELPLSELAEIVLTDGVTRIRRENGNRTINVWAKVDADQVEPFKVAKDIRDNFIPELLRQYPLVQSEISGRIQEELDSFWEQLKGFVISLMVIYSLLAIPLRSYSQPVIIMTVIPFGIIGSTFGHLLLGMDLNALSLFGIIAAAGVVINDSLVMVDYVNNSRKSGIPLKEAVVFAGTKRFRAILLTSLTTFIGLVPIIFFETSMQAQIVIPMAVSLAFGVLFATIVTLVFIPALYIIIEDIKQLFRRKKSIPSAAFEQMSEASSN, from the coding sequence ATGGAAGATACTAATAAAGGCTTAATTGCCTGGTTTGCCCGCAACAGTGTGGCGGCAAACCTATTAATGATATTTATTATTGTTGGTGGTTTTTTTACTGCAATGACTATCAATAAACAAATGTTTCCTCAGGTTAAAATCAACTGGCTTGAATTTAGTGCGGCATATCCTGGCGCTGCTCCTCAAGAGGTAGAAGAAGGTATTACCATTAAAATTGAAGAGGCCTTAGAGACCATTCAAGGCTTAGAGCGGGTTATTACTTATTCTAATCGTAACTTCTCATCAGGGTATTTTCGAGTTGATGAAGCTTACGACCCTCAAGTGGTTTTAGATGAAGTTAAATCGGCAATCGATTCAATTCCAAGCTTTCCTGACGGTATGGAGCGCCCTAAAGTAGAACGGATTAAAATTAAGCAGCGAGTGTTGGAAATGTCGCTGTATGGCGACTTATCCTATGCTGAACTGAAAGAGTTAGGTCGTAAAATTCATGATGAAATCCAACAATTGCCGTCGGTGAACATTTCAGAGTTTCATAGTGGCTTAGGTTATGAGATTTCTGTTGAAGTAAGTAAAGATAAATTACGTGAATATGGTTTAAGTTTTAATGATGTAGCAAGAGCTATTCGGAGCCAATCTCGTAATATGTCTGCCGGGCAAATTAGAGCTGCTAACGGTTACATTAATTTACGAGTAGAAAATCAAGCATATCGAGGACATGAGTTTGAGCAGATCCCTGTGCTTACCTTAGCGGATGGTACTAAAGTTTTGCTCGGTGAATTGGCAACGGTTATTGATGGTTTTCAGGAAGGACTACAATACTCTAAATTTAATGGTGAAAATGCGGTAGGCTTCACTATTAGTGCTACAGATAACCAAAGTATCACTGATGTAGCAACCGTTGTAAAAAGTTATGTTGAGCGAAAATCTCAAGACCTTCCTAAAGGGGTGAAATTAACGCCATGGGTTGATTTTACTTATTACCTTGAAGGTCGCTTGGATATGATGTTGAGTAACATGGTGAGCGGTGCAGTACTTGTGTTTCTCATTATGGCGATATTCTTAAGAGTTCGTTTAGCGTTTTGGGTGATGATGGGCTTGCCCGTATGTTTCTTAGGTACTCTTTTATTTATGCCGATGGAATTTATTAACGTCACTATCAATATTACCAGTTTGTTTGCCTTTATTATGGTATTGGGAATTGTGGTAGATGATGCCATTGTAATGGGGGAAAGTGCTCATGATGAAGTTGAAGCAAAAGGTCATAGTACCGAAAGTGTCATTCGTGGAGTGAAGCGTGTTGCTATGCCGGCAACCTTCGGAATATTAACAACTATTGCTGCCTTTGTCCCCTTTATCTTAGGGGACGGCCCGTCGTCTGCCTTTAATAAATCGATAGGTTTTGTGGTGATTTTATGTCTAATTTTCTCACTAATAGAATCAAAACTTATTCTTCCTGCGCATTTAGCTCATATGAAGGTTAAAGTGTTTAACCCTAAAAACCCATTCGATAGGTTACGTAAAAAGGTTGATGAATTTTTAAAAGGTTTTATTGAGGGGATATATCGCCCAGCGTTGACTAAATTTTTGGATTATCGGTACGGTGTACTGACATTTTTCATCTCAATTATTTTGTTAAGTGCTGGCTTAGTCAGAGGTGAGTTCGTTAAATTTGTTGGACAGCCTAAAATTCCACATGACTTTCCTAATATCAATGTTGAAATGAATGTAGATGCAGCGGAGCAAACGACTTTAAAGACCATTTTACGTATTCAACAGATATTGTATGCAGTAGATAAAGATATCGAAACAGAATATGGCAACAAAATGATTGCCAATATGGCTGTTCGTTTGGAAGGACGAACGAGAGCAGGGATGACGGTTAAGTTGGTTGACCCTGAATTGCGACCTATGAATACTTTTGAATTAGCCGAACGGTGGCGCAAAGCGATCCCTAATATGCCAGGTGTTAAGTCATTCTCAATCGATGACAACTTATTTGGCGGTGGTCGAGAAGATGGTGACGTAGCATTTAGGCTAGAAAGTAAGGATGATGCGCAATTATTAGCAGCGTCAAAAGCGTTAAAAGAAAAGTTGAACTCACTTAAAGGCGTAAGTGACGTAAACGATTCACGTCAAACCAGCGCGAAAGAGGTTCAGTTCACCCTGAAACCATTGGCTTATAGTTTAGGCTTGTCATTGGCAGATATCGCATCTCAAGTGGGTAATAGTTTTTATGGCTTGGAAGCACAACGTATTTTGCGTGATACAGAAGAAGTGAAAGTCATGGTGCGTTACCCATTGGAGCAACGTAGCTCTATTGGTCATGTCGATGATGTTATGATCCAGGCGTCAAATGGTGCTGAGCTACCTTTATCTGAATTAGCAGAGATAGTTTTAACTGATGGGGTGACACGTATTCGCCGTGAAAATGGTAATAGAACCATCAATGTTTGGGCAAAAGTGGATGCTGATCAAGTCGAACCGTTTAAAGTGGCAAAGGATATTCGTGATAACTTCATTCCTGAGTTATTGAGACAGTATCCATTGGTGCAAAGTGAAATATCAGGGCGTATTCAGGAAGAACTCGATAGTTTCTGGGAGCAACTAAAAGGTTTTGTTATTTCTCTTATGGTTATCTATTCATTGTTAGCCATTCCATTAAGGTCTTATTCGCAACCTGTAATTATTATGACAGTGATCCCTTTTGGCATTATAGGCTCCACCTTTGGACACTTACTCTTAGGGATGGATTTAAATGCTCTGTCGTTGTTTGGCATTATTGCGGCAGCTGGCGTTGTTATTAATGATTCTTTAGTGATGGTTGATTATGTGAATAATTCACGAAAATCAGGGATCCCGCTAAAAGAAGCGGTAGTTTTTGCCGGTACCAAAAGATTTAGGGCTATTTTGTTAACCTCTCTTACCACTTTCATTGGTTTAGTGCCCATCATCTTTTTTGAAACTAGTATGCAAGCACAAATAGTCATTCCTATGGCGGTATCTTTAGCGTTTGGTGTATTGTTTGCGACAATAGTGACATTAGTCTTTATTCCTGCTTTGTATATTATTATTGAAGATATCAAACAACTGTTTAGGCGGAAGAAAAGTATACCATCTGCAGCTTTTGAGCAGATGAGTGAGGCAAGTTCTAACTAA
- a CDS encoding efflux RND transporter periplasmic adaptor subunit yields the protein MTRKKQIIVPIVILIAGILLFMAFSSMKKPPEEKAEVDNTPIVSVEDVTVSPMTLHVDSYGVVKPKYETDLVAQVSGQIVELSDVFVKGGFIAQNQLLARIDPSDYQAALIDAKATLASAQASLEQERAKGKVAEKEWKRITNASPTELSLRKPQLAQELARVKAAQAAVLRAKRNLERTELRAPYDAMIAERYIGLGAFVGTGSRIGKLLGTSIAEVRLPVADNQLQYLVNQGKEASVDLVGTYAGIETTWTANIARSEGVIDDKSRMSYLVAEVKDPYLLQTDSQQTPLRFGSYVNAKILGKELAQATKLPRYLVNNGRVAILDDDSKLHYVDINIARQDAGDVIVSDGLANGDRLIVSALDYPVDGMKLALPSDASDALPSDFESETQIASVKD from the coding sequence GTGACTAGAAAAAAACAGATTATTGTCCCGATCGTTATATTAATCGCTGGCATTTTGCTTTTTATGGCATTTTCAAGCATGAAAAAACCACCGGAAGAAAAAGCAGAAGTTGATAATACCCCTATTGTTTCGGTAGAAGATGTAACGGTTTCACCGATGACCTTGCATGTTGATTCTTACGGTGTTGTTAAACCTAAATATGAAACTGATCTGGTTGCACAGGTTAGCGGACAAATCGTCGAACTCTCAGATGTATTTGTTAAAGGCGGCTTTATCGCGCAAAACCAACTGTTAGCCCGTATTGACCCCAGTGATTATCAAGCGGCATTGATTGACGCAAAAGCAACTTTAGCATCGGCGCAAGCCTCTTTAGAGCAAGAACGTGCTAAGGGTAAAGTGGCAGAGAAAGAATGGAAGCGTATCACCAACGCTTCACCGACTGAATTAAGCTTACGTAAACCTCAGCTAGCGCAAGAACTAGCTCGAGTTAAAGCGGCTCAGGCAGCAGTATTACGAGCGAAAAGAAATTTAGAACGGACAGAGTTAAGAGCGCCATATGATGCGATGATTGCTGAACGTTATATTGGTTTAGGTGCATTTGTTGGCACTGGCAGCCGTATTGGTAAGTTATTAGGTACCTCGATTGCTGAAGTGCGTTTACCGGTAGCCGATAATCAATTGCAATATTTAGTCAATCAAGGTAAAGAAGCGAGTGTTGATTTAGTTGGCACCTATGCTGGTATTGAAACAACTTGGACGGCGAACATTGCACGAAGTGAAGGCGTGATTGATGACAAAAGCCGGATGAGCTATTTAGTCGCAGAAGTGAAAGACCCTTATTTATTGCAAACAGATTCACAACAAACTCCACTTAGGTTTGGCTCTTACGTCAATGCAAAAATATTAGGAAAAGAATTAGCGCAAGCTACTAAGCTTCCTCGTTATTTAGTCAATAATGGCCGTGTGGCTATTTTAGATGATGATTCAAAGTTACATTATGTTGATATCAATATTGCACGTCAGGATGCTGGAGACGTTATCGTTTCTGATGGTTTAGCTAACGGTGATCGTTTAATTGTTTCAGCTTTAGATTATCCGGTGGATGGCATGAAACTAGCTTTACCTTCAGATGCTAGTGATGCATTACCTTCTGATTTTGAATCTGAGACACAAATAGCCAGTGTGAAGGACTAA
- the nagX gene encoding transmembrane glucosamine N-acetyltransferase NagX: MTQNTEQNMAPVIEKKRLLSIDALRGFDMFWILGGEKLFAALFMISGWSFFQVAAEQMEHSSWHGFTAYDLIFPLFIFLSGVSLGIGAKPLTSYPADKAQSIVRHGYKRLFLLIFFGVLYNHGWGTGIPMALDEIRYASVLGRIGISWFVAAMLVWYVSVRNQWLVAIVILITYWLLLQFVTLDGLGGGNFSAEGALNVWFDQHLLPGITYRQLPMDPEGLLSNLPSIVNALAGVFTGRFIIKHRTNGGFLISRLCLIAIGLLLLGYAWDLIFPINKSLWTSSFVLVTVGYSMLLLTLFYFLIDVLGSHLWAKCLAVIGMNSIIIYLASSLVNWQYSSQSLFGGLISVLPAGWQQLTLYGGMLLLQWLFLYWLYCRKIFIKV; this comes from the coding sequence ATGACGCAAAACACTGAGCAAAACATGGCTCCAGTTATTGAGAAAAAGCGACTGTTGTCGATAGATGCTTTACGTGGTTTTGACATGTTCTGGATCCTTGGCGGAGAAAAATTGTTTGCCGCTCTTTTTATGATCAGTGGCTGGTCATTTTTTCAGGTAGCGGCTGAACAAATGGAACATTCGAGTTGGCATGGTTTTACTGCCTATGATTTGATTTTTCCGCTATTTATTTTTCTGTCAGGAGTTAGTCTAGGCATTGGCGCTAAACCGTTAACAAGTTATCCTGCGGATAAAGCCCAATCGATAGTCAGGCATGGCTATAAACGTTTGTTTTTGCTTATTTTCTTTGGTGTGCTTTATAACCATGGCTGGGGCACAGGTATACCGATGGCGCTCGATGAGATTCGATATGCAAGTGTTCTTGGTCGTATTGGTATCTCTTGGTTTGTCGCTGCTATGCTGGTGTGGTATGTCAGTGTCCGCAATCAATGGTTGGTTGCGATAGTAATTTTAATTACTTATTGGCTATTACTGCAATTTGTTACTTTAGACGGTTTAGGTGGTGGCAACTTCAGTGCTGAAGGGGCATTAAATGTATGGTTTGATCAGCACCTTTTACCTGGCATCACTTATCGCCAATTGCCGATGGACCCAGAAGGCTTGTTATCTAATTTACCTTCAATCGTCAACGCGTTAGCTGGGGTTTTTACCGGACGTTTTATCATCAAACATCGCACTAACGGCGGATTTTTAATCTCGCGACTTTGTCTGATAGCTATCGGGCTATTACTACTTGGCTATGCTTGGGATTTAATTTTTCCTATTAATAAATCACTATGGACCAGTTCATTTGTCTTAGTGACGGTGGGTTATAGCATGCTGTTGTTAACCTTGTTTTATTTTTTAATTGATGTGTTAGGTAGTCATTTATGGGCGAAATGTTTGGCCGTTATCGGTATGAATTCCATTATTATTTATTTAGCGTCGAGTCTGGTCAATTGGCAATATTCTAGTCAGAGCTTATTTGGTGGACTTATCTCTGTGTTACCAGCGGGTTGGCAGCAACTGACATTGTATGGTGGGATGTTATTGTTACAATGGTTATTTTTATATTGGTTATATTGTCGAAAAATTTTTATAAAAGTTTAA
- a CDS encoding TerB family tellurite resistance protein gives MLAKIAKFFNDLQTDAVAESDELSIEMACTVLLCEVMRADGHLDSSEQTMLTNTISQHFALAPEEVSALIEQAIALSEHAIDFHQFTSKVNQHYSATEKTQIVSLLWQLALADGKIASIEEHIIRKIADLLHLSRAEYIRAKESILS, from the coding sequence ATGCTTGCGAAAATAGCTAAATTTTTTAATGACCTACAAACAGATGCCGTAGCAGAATCAGACGAGCTAAGCATTGAAATGGCCTGTACGGTGTTACTGTGTGAAGTTATGCGGGCCGATGGCCATCTAGACAGCAGCGAACAAACCATGCTGACGAATACTATCAGTCAACATTTTGCCCTCGCCCCTGAAGAAGTCAGTGCCTTAATTGAACAAGCGATTGCGCTTAGTGAACATGCCATTGATTTTCATCAATTTACCTCTAAGGTGAACCAACACTACTCTGCGACAGAGAAAACCCAAATAGTGAGTTTGTTATGGCAGCTAGCGCTGGCAGATGGCAAAATCGCCAGTATTGAAGAGCATATTATTCGAAAAATTGCGGATCTATTGCACCTCAGCCGCGCCGAATATATACGAGCGAAAGAGAGTATTTTAAGCTAA
- a CDS encoding CvfB family protein: MANIGQFNTLSVIAITENGAYLDAGPLGEILLPNRYLPENCQLDDKLNVFIYLDSADRLIATTETPFAQAGEFASLQVKQVNKIGAFLNWGLPKDLLVPFNQQHKKMEVGKHYLVYIFLDSKTERLVASSKLDKYLDIWPAEYQEGQQVELTIAAQTDLGFKAIINHQHWGLIFASDVFKPLRLGQKLTGFIKQIRDDGRINLSLSRAGKGKVIDFSDQLLSHLQKHNGFSPLHDKSSPEEIKRTFGVSKKTFKATIGNLMKKGKLVIESQGIRLP; encoded by the coding sequence ATGGCAAATATTGGCCAATTTAACACCCTTTCTGTCATCGCCATTACTGAAAATGGCGCCTATTTAGATGCCGGTCCACTCGGTGAAATTTTACTGCCGAATCGCTATTTACCTGAGAACTGCCAGCTGGACGATAAACTAAATGTCTTTATTTACTTAGATTCAGCCGATCGGCTGATCGCCACGACGGAAACGCCGTTCGCTCAGGCAGGAGAATTTGCTTCATTACAAGTCAAACAAGTGAATAAAATTGGTGCCTTCTTAAATTGGGGCTTACCGAAAGACTTACTGGTGCCGTTTAATCAGCAACATAAAAAAATGGAGGTGGGTAAGCATTATCTGGTTTATATCTTTCTCGATAGCAAAACAGAACGATTAGTCGCTTCTAGTAAACTCGATAAATATCTGGATATCTGGCCAGCAGAATATCAGGAAGGACAGCAAGTTGAGCTAACCATTGCTGCCCAAACAGACTTAGGTTTTAAGGCGATTATTAATCATCAGCACTGGGGACTTATTTTTGCTAGCGATGTCTTTAAGCCATTACGTCTAGGTCAAAAACTCACAGGCTTTATTAAACAAATTAGAGATGATGGTCGTATTAATTTGTCATTAAGCCGAGCTGGCAAAGGTAAAGTTATCGACTTTAGTGATCAACTACTGAGTCATTTGCAAAAGCATAATGGCTTTAGCCCCTTGCATGATAAAAGCTCACCTGAAGAGATTAAACGAACATTTGGTGTCAGTAAAAAAACCTTTAAAGCCACCATAGGTAACTTAATGAAGAAAGGGAAACTTGTTATCGAATCTCAAGGCATCCGTTTACCTTAA
- a CDS encoding methyl-accepting chemotaxis protein, whose translation MKIKTKLILQAIFLAIVPATTLALIITLQANQASFAALEQKSKEQLISLREMKKAQITDYIAQIEAQIATFSTNLSVIDAANEFTASFPQAPTDNTLQSISKDRLNRYYLNQFNQAFIDKNNHSAPDIEQKLARLDKLAIHYQDKYIASNHFSLGNKDKLLSAGNSPYDATHQKYHPMFNDYLTRFGFYDIFIVDANSGHVVYSVFKELDYATSLLTGPYANSGIATAFKKALQLPDNQQSVLIDFNSYFPSYDQAASFIAAPITDDSGKKNAVMIFQMPIDGINKIMTTDHQWQQVGLGLSGETYLVGPDKTLRSESRFLIEDKENYYQALAQSGEQPHLEQIKAYNSALGLQLVNTSGAADALTGISGFQRFNDYRSVEVLSAYTSINYGDQVWALMAEIDVSEAFADAIKLSDDLYFNALTSLVIICLISITTGLLIAKYLVTPLDVLVQRINDISDGEGDLTVKLSLAKREDEIGAVGKAFNHFVEKIRVIISEIDLHADQLASSSEELSAVTNDTTNIVNLQKAKTDVTTQVMSEFSTSINEIADNSLHTANLTQQANDESSKGANLSEQAQDAIHGLVSSVDIASNELHQLNQQVEQITGILGVIDSIAEQTNLLALNAAIEAARAGESGRGFSVVADEVRTLAAKTQESTVEIQQKIEGLKSSSEKSVFAMSTASQEAEKGISLVQNTATSLRTLSHLIADVSNKNTENATVAKQQSVSVTDVHQNIVDIASYTDNTSSASLQTAQSSSELARLAVNMSGLVQQFKY comes from the coding sequence ATGAAGATAAAAACTAAACTTATTCTGCAAGCCATTTTTTTAGCAATTGTGCCTGCAACCACGTTAGCATTAATTATTACCTTACAGGCAAATCAAGCATCTTTTGCCGCATTAGAACAAAAATCTAAGGAACAATTAATTTCCCTGCGTGAAATGAAAAAAGCACAAATCACCGATTATATTGCGCAAATTGAGGCACAAATAGCAACATTTTCCACTAACCTTTCAGTTATTGATGCCGCGAATGAATTTACCGCAAGTTTTCCACAAGCGCCGACAGACAACACGCTGCAATCTATAAGTAAAGATCGACTTAACCGCTATTACCTCAATCAATTTAACCAAGCATTTATTGATAAAAACAATCATTCCGCACCCGATATTGAACAAAAGTTAGCCCGCCTAGATAAATTAGCAATACATTATCAGGATAAGTATATCGCTAGTAATCATTTTTCCTTAGGCAATAAGGATAAATTACTAAGCGCAGGCAATTCACCTTATGACGCTACCCATCAAAAATATCATCCGATGTTTAATGATTATTTAACTCGTTTTGGCTTCTACGATATTTTTATCGTTGATGCTAACAGCGGCCATGTTGTCTACTCGGTATTTAAGGAGCTTGATTATGCTACATCCTTATTAACTGGCCCTTATGCAAATTCAGGTATCGCCACCGCTTTTAAGAAAGCACTTCAATTGCCGGATAACCAACAAAGCGTGTTAATCGATTTTAACAGCTACTTTCCCTCATATGATCAAGCAGCATCTTTTATTGCCGCTCCAATAACCGACGATTCAGGTAAGAAAAATGCAGTGATGATTTTCCAGATGCCAATCGATGGTATTAATAAAATCATGACTACTGATCATCAATGGCAGCAAGTTGGCCTAGGTTTGTCAGGGGAAACTTATTTGGTCGGCCCAGATAAAACCTTAAGAAGTGAAAGTCGCTTTTTAATCGAAGACAAGGAAAATTACTATCAGGCGCTGGCACAATCTGGCGAGCAGCCTCATCTTGAGCAAATTAAAGCATATAACTCGGCACTTGGTCTGCAATTAGTTAACACCTCAGGAGCAGCTGACGCACTAACAGGTATCTCAGGTTTTCAGCGATTTAACGATTATCGCAGTGTCGAAGTACTGTCTGCTTATACGTCTATCAATTATGGTGATCAAGTATGGGCACTAATGGCGGAGATCGATGTCAGTGAAGCATTTGCCGATGCAATAAAGTTATCGGATGATCTCTACTTTAACGCACTAACCAGCTTAGTGATCATTTGCTTGATCAGTATTACAACTGGCTTGCTAATCGCCAAATACTTAGTAACACCGTTAGATGTTTTAGTACAACGGATTAATGATATTTCAGATGGTGAAGGTGATTTAACCGTTAAATTATCTTTAGCCAAACGCGAAGATGAAATAGGAGCGGTCGGAAAAGCATTTAACCATTTTGTCGAGAAAATCAGGGTCATTATTAGCGAAATAGACTTACATGCCGATCAACTAGCATCGTCTTCAGAAGAACTCTCAGCTGTTACAAATGACACAACCAATATCGTTAATTTACAAAAAGCTAAAACCGACGTAACCACACAGGTGATGTCTGAATTTAGCACCAGTATTAACGAAATTGCCGACAACTCTCTTCATACCGCAAACTTAACTCAGCAAGCCAACGATGAATCAAGCAAAGGCGCGAATTTATCGGAACAGGCCCAAGATGCAATCCATGGCTTAGTCAGCTCTGTCGATATTGCCAGCAATGAGTTACACCAGCTTAATCAGCAAGTTGAACAAATCACCGGTATTTTGGGAGTGATTGACAGTATCGCTGAGCAAACCAATTTACTGGCATTAAACGCCGCAATAGAAGCTGCCAGAGCAGGCGAATCAGGCCGAGGGTTTTCCGTGGTAGCCGATGAAGTAAGAACATTAGCAGCAAAAACTCAGGAATCAACAGTTGAGATCCAGCAAAAAATTGAAGGGTTAAAAAGTTCTTCAGAAAAATCGGTTTTTGCTATGAGTACGGCATCACAAGAAGCGGAAAAAGGTATTTCATTAGTACAAAACACCGCAACCAGCTTACGAACTCTCAGTCACTTAATTGCTGACGTTAGTAATAAGAACACGGAAAACGCCACAGTGGCAAAACAGCAAAGTGTTAGTGTTACTGATGTTCATCAAAACATCGTCGATATCGCGAGCTACACAGATAATACGTCCAGTGCTTCATTGCAAACAGCGCAGTCTTCATCAGAATTGGCACGACTCGCCGTCAATATGTCTGGGTTGGTACAGCAATTTAAGTACTAA
- the tldD gene encoding metalloprotease TldD codes for MNNVERELLADSQIDKSFLNETLKGIYQRNIDLADLYFQASSHESWLLEDGVVKEGSYNIERGVGVRAISGEKTGFAYSDDINPQALTKAADAAKGIALSGNNGKVQAFKRQTQSVIYQGINPIDSLSQEQKITMLHEVEAHARSQDSRVKQVIASLSGVFEKVLVAASDGTYATDIRPLVRLNCSVLVEDNGKRERGSAGGGARTDYSYFFELEGSKARYFTYAEEAVRQALVNLVAIESPAGTMPVVLGSGWPGVLLHEAVGHGLEGDFNRKGSSAFSGKVGQQVTSEHCTIVDDGTIANRRGSLNIDDEGTPGQYNVLIEKGVLKGYMQDKHNAALMGVKPTGNGRRESYAHLPMPRMTNTYMLAGEHDPKEIIKSVKKGIYAPHFAGGQVDITSGKFVFTSSEAYLIENGEITSPVKGATLIGSGPEAMKKVSMVGNDLALDAGIGVCGKDGQSVPVGVGQPTLKIDEMTVGGTQ; via the coding sequence ATGAATAATGTTGAGCGTGAGCTCTTGGCTGATAGCCAAATAGATAAAAGTTTCTTAAATGAAACATTAAAAGGAATTTACCAGCGCAATATCGACCTGGCGGATTTGTATTTTCAGGCGAGTTCACATGAGTCCTGGTTACTCGAGGACGGTGTCGTTAAAGAAGGTTCCTATAATATTGAACGCGGTGTTGGTGTTCGGGCGATTTCAGGTGAAAAAACGGGGTTTGCTTATTCTGATGACATTAATCCGCAAGCGTTAACTAAAGCAGCAGATGCGGCTAAAGGCATCGCCTTATCAGGTAATAACGGCAAAGTTCAGGCTTTTAAAAGACAAACTCAATCGGTGATATATCAAGGGATAAATCCGATTGATAGTTTAAGTCAGGAACAAAAAATCACTATGTTGCATGAAGTGGAAGCGCATGCACGGTCACAGGATAGCCGGGTTAAACAAGTGATAGCGAGCTTATCCGGTGTGTTCGAAAAAGTGTTAGTGGCGGCCAGTGATGGCACCTATGCAACAGATATTCGTCCACTAGTACGATTAAACTGTTCTGTACTGGTTGAGGACAACGGTAAGCGTGAGCGCGGTAGTGCTGGCGGCGGTGCACGGACAGATTATAGTTATTTCTTTGAATTAGAAGGGAGTAAAGCGCGTTATTTCACTTATGCAGAAGAAGCGGTACGTCAGGCTTTAGTGAATCTGGTTGCCATTGAATCTCCTGCGGGGACTATGCCAGTAGTGTTAGGTTCTGGTTGGCCGGGAGTATTATTACATGAAGCGGTTGGTCATGGCTTGGAAGGGGATTTCAACCGTAAAGGTTCATCTGCATTTTCTGGTAAGGTTGGTCAACAAGTCACTTCTGAACATTGTACTATCGTTGATGATGGCACGATAGCGAATCGTCGTGGCTCACTTAATATAGATGATGAAGGCACGCCCGGGCAATATAATGTATTGATTGAGAAAGGGGTGCTCAAAGGTTATATGCAGGATAAGCATAATGCCGCTTTGATGGGAGTTAAACCCACAGGTAATGGTCGCCGTGAGTCTTATGCTCACCTGCCGATGCCACGGATGACTAATACTTATATGCTGGCGGGAGAGCATGACCCGAAAGAGATCATCAAGTCAGTGAAAAAAGGTATTTATGCGCCGCATTTTGCTGGTGGTCAGGTGGATATCACCTCGGGGAAATTTGTTTTTACCAGTTCAGAAGCTTACTTAATTGAAAACGGTGAAATTACTTCGCCGGTGAAAGGAGCAACCTTGATTGGCAGTGGCCCTGAGGCGATGAAAAAAGTCAGCATGGTAGGTAATGACCTGGCATTAGACGCAGGTATTGGGGTATGTGGCAAGGACGGTCAGAGTGTCCCTGTGGGGGTCGGTCAACCGACATTGAAAATTGATGAAATGACTGTGGGCGGTACCCAGTAA